The genomic region CATTACATATTAGAAATAGGTATAAAGAAATAAATATAAAGAATATATTTCCTTTGATTGCAGACCAGAGATTGATAAAAAATAAAGAGGAAATACAAAAAATTAAAAAAGCAGTTGAGATTACTGGTGAAGGAATAAAGTATGTTATGCAAAATGCTAAACCGGGTATGAAGGAATATCAACTTGAAGCATATTTTGATTTTATTACCAAATATTCAGGTGCTAAGGAACATGCATTTTTAACCATAGCTGCTTCTGGAGAAAATGCAACAATAGCACACTATCAAAAAAATAATAGTGAGATACAAGATAAAGAACTTATACTAATGGACTTAGGAGCTACATATGGATATTATAATAGCGACATTACTAGAACCTTTCCAAGTAATGGACGATTTACAAAAAGGCAAAAGGAAATTTACAATATAGTTTTAAAAGCTCAAACTGAAACAATTAAAGCTGTGAAGCCTGGAATAACATTAAGTCAATTAGATAATATCGCTAAAAATATACTTTCAGAAGAATGTAAGAGAATAGGTTTGATAAATAAAGAATCTGAAATATCTGATTATTATTTTCACTTTATAGGACATTATTTAGGATTAGATACCCATGACCCTGGGGATTTTAATAGACCATTACAGCCGGGCATGGTTATTACAATAGAGCCAGGACTTTATATAGAAGAAGAGGGGCTAGGCATAAGGATAGAAGATGATATTTTAGTAACAGAGGATGGTTTTGTAAATCTTTCTAAAAATATTATAAAAAACATAAAGGATATTGAGACGTTTATGAATAAAAGTGAGTAAATGGATATATTTACATAAAAAACTAACAGCTAAATAGTATGTTTAAAAACAAAATTTTAGTTAAAAATATTATTTAGAGTTTATTTATCAAATAAGTTTACTGTGGAGGTAAACAAGATGAAAAAAATATTTACATTTATTATTGTAATTACAATATTATTTACCAATATAGCTTATGCTGATGGAAATATAGAGGATGGATTAAAATCTGTATTGTTGGGTGAATATAAAAGTGGCGAGATAGTTTATAATTATAATGTAGATACTCCTATGGAGATAGCTAGTATTACTAAACTAATGACTTATTTAGTGACAATGGATTTAGTTTCAGAGGGCAAGGTTGGATTAGACGATATAGTAACAGTAAGCCAAAATGCTAGTAGAGTAGGAGGAAGTAGCTTTAATCTTAAAGCAGGAGAAAGAGTGAAGTTATCTACTTTGTTAGATTCTATACTTATAGTGTCAGGTAACGATTCTTGTGTGGCTATAGCTGAATATGTAGCAGGTACTGAGGAAAAGTTTGTTGAAATGATGAATAAAAAGGCCAAGGATATAGGTCTAAAAACTGCTCGATTTCTTAATTCAAGTGGATTGCCAGAAAAAGATGGACAAAATATGATGAGTACACGAGATATATTCAAATTATCAAGATACGTAATATCTAAATATCCAAAGATACTTAACGCAACTAGAATGATAAATTTAAATGTTGAAACTAGAAACTTTAATAAAGAAAACACTAATTCAGTATTAAGAAAGATACCAGAATTAGATGGATTAAAGACCGGTTATACAGACTTAGCAGGCTATTGTCTTGTATCAACGTTGCCTGTAATGCAGTCTAGTAAAAATACTGAGAATTTTAGGCTTATTGGAATAATAATGGGTGCTAAAAGTGAAGAACAAAGAAGGAATAAAACTATAGAATTATTGAAATATGGTATAGATAATTACGAAAAGAGAAAAATAATATTAAAGAATCAAGTGATAGAAACTATTAAGGTTTATGGAGCTAAAAATGAAAATTTAGATTTATTAGCTTCTAAAGACTATTCAACTATAGTTAAGAAAGGAGCTAACATAAGTAAAGATGTAGAGATTAAAAAAGATATAACAGCACCAGTAAAAAAAGGAGAAGTAATAGGAAAAGTTACTATATATATAGATAATAAAAAAGAAGAAGAAATAGAGCTAATAGCATCTAGAACTGTATATAAAGCCAATGTGTTTATGAGAATCTTTAGATATTTAATGGATTTAATAGGATTAATTGGGGAATATTAAAATTGACAAAATTTACTTTTTATTATATTATTATATAATGTTCAAAGGAATTTATTGCGTGCATCCGTAGCTCAGTAGGATAGAGCAGTGCCCTCCTAAGGCATGTGTCAGGGGTTCGAATCCTCTCGGGTGCACCATTTTTTTATGTCTTTATGTTGGATAATTAGCGTTATAGAAGACGTATATTATGACGTGAAAGGAAACGAAAAAATAGAATACCTTTTTTATCAATTTAAAATTGAAAATTTAAAATGTAAAATTATAAGATATAAAAATAACAAATCTTTTAGCTTTTCGCTATTTTCTACTACTCTAATCCCTAATCCATGTACTTCTTCTACGAAAAGCGAACAGCGAGTGGCGAAGACCCAAACCAAAGTCAAAAACATAAACAGGTGAGAAATATGGATAGTTATTTTATGAAGTTAGCATTAAAGGAAGCAAAAAAAGCTTATAATATAGATGAAGTTCCTATAGGAGCTGTAATTGTAAAAGATGGTAAGATAATATCTACAGGCTATAATTTAAGGGAGTCCTCAAAGGACCCCATAGCCCATGCAGAGATTATAGCTATACGTAAAGCAAGTGAAGTTTTAGGTGGATGGCGACTTATAGGATGTACTATGTATGTTACAATAGAGCCTTGTCCTATGTGTGCAGGAGCTATAATAAATTCTAGAATAGATAGACTTGTAATAGGAGCCAAAGACCCTAAAATGGGAGCCTGTGGCTCTGTAATAGATATAATTCAAAATCCTAAATTTAATCATAAAGTAGATGTTACATGGGGAGTATTAGAAGAGGAATGTTCATCTATAATGAAGAATTTTTTTAAAGAACTTAGAGAGAAAAAAAGACGATAAAAAGACGATTTTTGCTTCAAGGTTTTGAAGCAAAATCGTCTTTTTTGTTGTATAAGAGCATGTCTAGTTGAAGTATGGAGGAAAAGACGAAATCGACTTTGTTTAGAATCTGTCATATAAACTATGTTCCATTAAGAATGTTATCAAGAAGAAAAGAAGTTTTTTCATTATTTCACGTCCTCGTGCTTTTTATAAACTTTAACCTTATATTAATATAATATGCTTACTTTTAAAAAGCGGGATAGCAGCTTGGCTGCTTTTTATTTTTATAGCAGGAAATTTTTAGAATACGTCGAATACTATATGAGTATGTATATTAATATAATATTATTGGGTGTTTGGCTAGGAGGGATATTTTGTTTAACATCAAATCACATCCAAAAACATTATTTAATATTTTAATAACTTTTATTATTATAACATTAGTTTTGTCAGTTTTTATGTTATATACTTTTTCTGATAAAGAAAAAAATAATTTTATAGCACCTTTATTTATTTCTGTATTGGTAATTATATCTATTATCAAAATTATATTAATAAACAAGATACGGAATACGTTTAACCGTATAGAAGAAAAAAGGGAATTATATAGTAAAATATTAGAATCCATACCTAATGGTATCTTTGTACATAAAAAGCTTAAGTTTATTTATGGTAACAATTTTGGTGCTAAATTAATAGGTGCAGAAAATGCAGAACAGATTATCGGAAGACCAATAGAAGATTTTATAGAGTTAGATTATGAAAAAATAGGTGAAGAACGTATAAATAGAGCATTAAACGAACAGGAATTTAAACCTAAAATTGATAGATTATCACTTAAGCTAGAAGGAGAAAAAGTAGAAGTAGAGATACATACTAAGCCGTTACTTTTAAATGGTAAGGTAGCAGTATTAAATATTGTAAAAGATATTTCAGACCAAAGAAAGATAAATTATCTCCAAAAGAAAGTAAAAGAAAGTGAAGGTAAGTTAAGAAAAAGTTTAGAATATGATAATCAGCGAAATGAGTTTATCGCTAATATTTCCCATGAATTAAGAACTCCTCTGACTTTAATATTTGGAATAATACAAATGCTTCAAAGAGATTTAAGAAATTCTGTTAAAAAAAATAGCAATGCAGTTAAACACCTAGCCATATTAAAGCAAAATAGCTATAGATTATTAAGACTAGTTAATAACATAATTGATTTAAGTAAGATTGATGCTGGATATTTCAAAATAAAATTACAGAATTATAATATAGTTAGTGTAGTTGAGAATATTGTGTTATCAGTAGCAGAGCATGTAGAGGAAAAGGGCATAAGTCTTCAGTTTGATACAGATATCGAGGAGAAAGTTATAGCCTGTGACCCAGATAAAATAGAAAGAATTATGTTAAACCTTTTATCAAATTCTGTAAAGTTTACTGACCCTGGAGACAGTATAGATGTAAGTATTTCAGATAAAGGTGAAAACGTTGAGATAAGAGTAAAGGACACAGGAACAGGCATACCAAAGGAGAAGCTTGATTATATCTTTGATAGATTTAAACAAATAGATAAAACTTTAATTAGAAACTACGGCGGAAGTGGTATTGGACTATCATTAGTAAAGTCGTTTATAGATATGCATAAAGGTAATATTTCTGTAAATAGTGAATACGGAAAGGGAACTGAATTTGTTATAATCTTACCTTCTACAACAGTCAAGGGAGAAGAAAATAAATGTATTCAATCAAGAGTTAATAGTGAAAAATATGTAGAGAGGATAGAAGTTGAATTTTCTGATATATATTCATAAATATACAGTAAAAAGGGGATTGGTATGAAAGTAAAGGTTGCAAAATTAATTAGTATAATTACGGTGGTTCCTTTTATTGCTTTATTTATTTTAACTTTATTATATGTAAGTTATAAGAGTATATTTGCCAATAACTATTTGTGGTACTTAATTTCAGTTATATTTTTAACGGTTATACCATTTTCAGCTTATATATTAAAAAATATACTTCCTAATTATAAAAATCAAGGGAGAAAAGGAGAAAGAAAGCTAGCTTTCGTAATGGGGGTAATAGGTCAAATTACCGGTACTATAACGGCGTTTGTATTTGATGCACCTAAAGGAGTAAAAATAATATTTCTAGCTTATTTAATGTCAGGTATAGTATTATCATTTACTAATGGAGTTATAAAATTTAAAGCAAGTGGACATGCATGTGGTGTGTCTGGACCATTGACAATTTTAATATATTTTTTAGGTTTTAGATTATTATATACTTTTTTAATATTGCCTATTGTATTTTGGGCAAGATTAGTATTAGAAAGACACACTGTTAAAGAGTTAATATCAGGAACATTGATTGGAATGTTGTCCACTATTATAGTTTTAGTGTTTAACAATATTATCTAACATTTATATTAAGCGTACCCTAATTTTTCTCCCATGTTATATTTTTTCTATCCATTCTTTTATGATTTTTTCACAGTGGGATTTATTTTGTAGTGGTTTAACAAATTCTATTTCATCTATGAGATTATTATCATTTAAATATTTTTTCATATGATAAAATGTTTTGCCTTTACCTACTGCACAAGTACAAAATAGTCCTATATTTTTGTTTTTAATATTGTTATTTTTTAAAAAAGTCCTAATTGGTGGGCTCATACTCTTTTCCCATACAGGAGTTCCTATGAATATTGTGGAATATTCATCCAAAGATAGATTATAAAGTTTTAATTTAGGGTTAGTTTTAAAAAGAGCACGAAAACCTCCTATAATATACTTCATAACACCGCTAGTAGGTATTTCTTTTTTAGGTTTTATTTCTAGTAGGTCAGCTTTATACTCTTTTGCTAGAATTTCACTAATAAACTTTGTATTTCCTTCTAGAGAATAATATATAACTATAGATTTTGATTCCATTGTATCCCCCCTGGTAGTAAAATTTACACAGTTAAATTAAATTTATATTTTGCTTGTAAAGTCCTTGTTAGTAGTTCTTCCATAGCTTTAATATTACTATTATAAGTTTGTTTGTCGGCTGTATAAAGGTAGTGATTATGCATATATCCTTGTATTCCTAACAGTAGAATTTCTGAAATTCTCTGTGGATACGAAGTGTTAAAAACTTTCTCCTCTATACCTTGTTTTATAACATTTAATATTATAGGTTGAAATTTATTAAAGAAAGCCTTATCTAATTTAGCTTTAATTTTATACCCTGTATCAGATTTGAACTGTTGTGTGAATCGATTGTCTTCTATTTGTGTATAAAAAAGTTTTTTAAATATATTTTCCATTTTAGAATGGGCATCACTTTTTTCATTACTAATCTTTTTTATTTCCTTTTCTATATTATCTATATATCTTTTCAAAATGGAACTTAGTATTTCATCTTTTGATTTGAAATAATAGTAAAAAGTTCCCTTGGCTACTTTAGCTTCTTTAACTATTTGGTTAATTGAAGTATCATCAAAACCTTGTTTTAAAAATAGCTTTTCTGCTATGTTTAATAATTCTTTTTTTCTCTCTTCAGGCTTTTTACTAATTCTAACCATAAAATTTATTCCTTTCTAACATAATTTTTATCTAATAATAATATACTATACTGACTGACCGTCAGTCAATACAAAATAAAAAAATCAATTATCAACTTATTTAATATTATAAATAGTAAGATTAAAAAGGAGATTGATATTATGAAGCGGACTCTTATTTTATATGAAAGTAAGTATGGAGCAACTGAGGAAATAGTAAAAAACATGGCATACGTATTAGGACCTTGTAAGTATTGTACTACTGAAAACTTTAAGGAGGAATATAAAAAATTTGATTTCTTTGTTATAGGCTCTCCAGTATATTATGAACGTATAGATGATAGAATATATGAATTTACATTAAATAATAAAGCATGGTTACAGAACAAAACTATAGCTTTATTCTGTACTTGTATGGCTAAGAATGGTGATATATATCTAAATAATCTTAAAAGATTTTTAGGAAAAAGCGTTGTTCATGTAAAGACATTAGGAGGAAAAGTTAACTTAAAGTCTTTAGATAAATATGATTACAACAACTTGAAGTCGTTTTATAAAAGTATTAATATGCCTTTTAGGAGTATGGATTTATCTAATAAAGAAGAAGTTATAAAATATGCATTACATTTAAAAAGAATTAAAGACAGACTTTTTAGTAAAATGCCTAAAAGACAGTTGATAAGCTATATTGAAGAATTTCTATCAAATCATAATACTTGTACTTTAGCTACTTATTATAAAAGCAGGATACGCTCTACTCCTATTGAATATGTTTATAATAATAAAGCTTTGTATTTTCTTACAGAAGGTGGAGAAAAATTTTCAAATATATTGTTCAATACAGATGTTTCTATATCAATTTATGAACCTTATAAGGATATGAACTCATTAGCGGGTATGCAGATTTCAGGCAATGCTAATATAGTTAAAAGAAATAGTGATGAATATAATGAAATATTAAGGTTAAAGGGATTAAATCCTAGCGTTATAGCTAATCTTCCAGTGCTAATGAATATGATAAAAGTTATTCCAAACAAAATAGAATTTTTAAATTCTAAATTCAAGGGTATGGGATATGATGCTAAGCAAGTTTATGTTATAAAAAAGGAATCCTAGTATTTAGGATTCCTTAAAGTATTTACTTAAAGAACATATTTGTAACTCTATCTAATATACCATTCATATAAGCTATAGCTACACCGTAATTTGTTATAGGTACATTATATGATTGAGCACGTATTATTCTTGTCATCATTTGCTTTCTATTGAACATACAAGCACCACAGTGAATAATAAGATTATATTTACTTAAATCCTCAGGAAAGTCTGCTCCTGCATTTACTGTGATATCAAGGTTTGCTTTAGTTCTTTCTCTAAGCCAATTAGGAAGTTTTTCACGTCCAATATCTCCTTCAAGGGGGTGATGAGTACATGCTTCACCTATTAATACTTTATCTCCTGACTTTAACTCATCTATAGCCTTTGCACCTTTGATTAAAGTTTCTAAATCACCCTTATATCTGGCCATAAGGATTGAAAATGAAGTTAAAGGTACGTCTTCAGGTATAATACTGTTTACCTTAGCAAATACCTGTGAATCTGTTATTACAAGGTCAGGTTTTTTGTTCAGTACCTTCAATATATCTTCTAGCTCACTATCTTTAACTGTTAATGCCATTGCATCATGGTCCAATACGTCCCTTATAGTTTGTACTTGAGGTAATATAAGTCTACCCTTTGGTGCTTGAATATCTTGAGGTGCAACTAATATAACTGTATCTTTAGGTTTTACTATATCTCCTACTAATATTTTTCTTTCGAAATCTTTAGGAGCATAGATTTGTATAGCCTCTTTAAGTTTCCCTATGTTTGTTTTATTCTTTGCACTTAACATTATTAAAGGTATATCAAACTCTTCTTTTATTTTTATAGTATTAGGTTCAGTTATATCAATTTTATTTATAATCCCTATTATAGGTATTTTTCTTTCCTTTAACTCTTGATACCATTCCTTTTCTAGTGAAATATCTTCATTTTCTGAACTAAAAACTAGAAGGGCTAAATCTGTTTTATCCATTACTTCCTTTGTTTTTTGGATTCTCAATTGTCCTATTGACCCCTCATCATCTAGTCCAGCTGTATCTATGATAACTACTGGTCCTATAGGAAGAAGCTCCATTGCTTTATAAACAGGGTCTGTAGTTGTACCTGCTACATCTGATACTAAAGCAATATCCTGCCCTGTCAAAGCATTTATTAAACTTGATTTTCCTGAGTTTCTTTTACCGAAAATAGCTATGTGCATTCTATTGGCTCTTGGTGTGTTTATCATAAAAATCTCCTTTCCTCTAGAATCTTAAGTCTCTTTCACCTTTTTCTAATCTTTCAAGGTATTTAAGTGTAGCGTTTTTTGAAGATTCTTTTGGTATTTCACTTAAAGCTTTTTCGATAGTTTCTCTTCCTATTTCTTTAAGCTCATCATCAGCATAGTCTAGTAAGAACTCTTTAAATGTTAATATAGCGTTTGGTAAACATACATTGTGGATTTGACCATTTTTAGCAAGGGGCATAAATCTTTCACCAGTTCTACCTGCTCTATAACAAGCTGTACAATAGCTTGGTATATAATCGGATTTACATAGACTTTTTAATATTTCTATAGGGGAACGATGGTCTTCTACTTCAAATTGAGGTTTATCATCATGATGTTTCTTACCATATTCTTCGTAATAACCCCCAACTCCAGTACATGAACCGGCACTAATTTGTGATATACCAAGAGAAATAACTTCATCTCTATATTTTGGTGCTTCCCTTGTTGAAAGTATCATTCCTGTATAAGGTACTGCTAATCTTATCACTGCTACAATCTTTTTAAAGTCGTCATCTGAAACTAGATAAGGGAATTTGTTCATATCTACTCCTGCTGCAGCCCTTAATCTTGGTACAGAGATTGTGTGAGGGCCTACTCCGTAAACTCTATCAAGATGTTCTGAGTGCATTAATAAACCGATAGTTTCGTATTTATAGTCATAAAGACCATATAATACACCTAAACCTACATCATCAATTCCACCTTGGAATGCTCTGTCCATAGCTGTTGTATGCCAATTGTAGTCGTGTTTAGGTCCAGTTGGATGCATTTTTTCGTATGTTGGTCTATGATAAGATTCTTGAAATAATATATAAGTTCCTATTTCTGCATTCTTTAATTTCTTATAATTTTCAACTGTTGTAGCAGCTATGTTTACATTTATTCTTCTAATGCTACCATTATCAAATTTTATAGAGTATATAGTATCTATACATTCTAATATATAATCTATAGGACAATTTACAGGGTCCTCTCCTGCTTCTAAAGCTAATCTTTTATGTCCTAGTGATTCTAGAATTTTAACTTCTTCTTCAAGCTCTTTCATTGTAAGCTTCTTTCTTTTGAAATCTTTGTTAGAGTATTTATATCCACAGTATTCGCAGTTATTAACACAGTAGTTGCTTACATATAAAGGAGCGAAAAGTACAATTCTCTTTCCATATATGCTTTCCTTTATATGTCTTGCAGTTTGGAACATTTCTTCAAGTATATCATTATCATCTATATTTAAAAGTACTGCTGCTTCTTTGTAAGTTAATCCTTTAGCTTCCTTTGCTTTTTCTAATATACCTCTTACATATGATTTATCCTTTGCCTTTTCTTCACCAAACTTCATAGCATCTATAATTTCTGAATGTATAATAATGTCTTCAGCTCTAAATTCCTTCATTATTAAAACCCCCTTAATTGAATTTAAAATTGATTTGGCCAATCGCCAAGAGGCGAATAGCCAATGACGAATAACCATAATAAAAGCTAGACCTAAAGCTACTAACTACTAACAACGAGCTACTAATTAACAAATCGACGAAGTCGATTTTGTTATTGCATCACCTCTAGTATCAGATATTTTTCTTCCTAGCATTTTAATATAGTTTTCTATTTCTATTCTTTCTTCTTTTATGCCTATATCCTTAAGATTTGGATTAGGATATATTTCATATAGTTTTCTATATTTATAGGGTTGTACTTTACGCATAATTACGTTTGCTCCAGTATAAAATGCATTTTTTCTATCCTTTATATTTGTAACCTCTAATGATGTAGTTGTCGGTAAATGAACTCTTTTTAATAAAATCCTTGTGATTGCTAGTACCTTTAGGGTCAAATTTGTATCTCCAGGTAAGCTGTTTCTTAATTCTGTTTTAGGATGGGGTACAAAGGGACCTATTCCTGCCATGTCTACATCAAGTTCTTTTAAAAGCAATATATCCTTTGCTAGGGTTTCCAGTTTCTGTCCTGGAAGGTCTATCATAAAGCCACTTCCTACTTGATATTCTAGTTCTTTTAACCACTTTAAGTATTTAAGTCTATTTTTAAAGGACGAGTGGGGATGGAGATAATTATATAGCTTTTCGTCAGCTGTTTCATGTTTAAGTAAAAATCTATCTGCTCCATCTAATCGCCATTGTTTATAATCTTCATAATCCCTTTCTCCTACACTTAAAGTGATAGCAATATCTCCAATTTCTTTAATTTTGCGTATTATATATGAAATTTTATCTCGTGTGTACCATAAATCCTCCCCGGATTGAAGGACTACAGTTTTATATCCATTTTTATATGCTTTTTCTGCGTATTCTACTATTTCGTCAAGCTCCATTCTATATTTTGACAAGAAGGAGTTTTTTCTATTTAAACCACAGTATAGACAATCACATCTACAATAGTTTGAAAACTCTATTATTGCCCTTAGATGTATTTCGTCACCACAGTATTTTTTTCTTATTTCGTTAGCTTTTTTAAATAAATAGTCGGTATTGTCACAACTCAATATTTCTACTATTTCATTAATATCAGCTTTTGATGTTTCAACTATTTTATCTATAGTTGCTTTAATGCTCATAAAATCACCTATGCCTTAGTTAATGCAGATTTTACATTTACCCCTTGGATTCTTCCTAGTTTTCCTGTCATTGCACTTATGTCATCCGATGTTCCATCAACAATTAGTGATATTACAGAGAGATTTTTTTCTCTGTATGGAATCCCCATTCTACCAACAATTATCTCAGCATATTCATGAAGTATTAAGTTTACCTTTTCTGCATTAGTGATATCTTCTACAACTATACCTACAACTCCAATTCTCTTTTTCATCAATAATCCTCCTTTGGCATTGGAAATACAATAAAAAAACCTTCCGTAAAAGTGGAAGGTTTGAAGTCTATAACTTAAAGTACCTGTTTATATCCTATGTAAAAATAGATATACTTATCCCTAGGACATTAGGACATAAAAAGGCACAAGTTTAGCCATTTCTTCCTTCCCCTTTTACTTGGATATACCTCGTAATCAGGTTGGAGTTTTGGTTATCCACTATACCAGTAACATACCAGTACAGCAGATATCTTTGTTATAATTATAACAAACTCTAAATGAGTTGTCTATTGTTTTTGTTAAAATTATATTTGGTAAAACTTACTGTAGTTAAAGTAAGGTATTTAATATTAATAATATGATAGTAATGAAAATTAAATGATAAAATTTTTTTATGGTGTCTAAATTATAGACCTAAAACAACTGATTTTCAATTTTATCTACATTTAATATCTTAATAGATTTTCTATCAAAATCTATTAATCCATCTTTTTTCATTTTAATAAGTTCTCTAGATAGTGAAGGTCTAGGTATACCAAATTGGTCTGAAAGTTCTTTCTTTGTGTAATTAAGTTTGATTGTTAAGCTATTCTGTCTATTATATTCTTCTAAAAGATAATTGCATATTTTATCCCTTATAGTTTCATAGGATAAATTTTTTAACTTCGTACTTAACATGAATATTTTGTTTGAAAGTAATTCCATAAAATTATTTAAAATATATGTATTTGTTTTACAAAGCTCGATTAT from Caldisalinibacter kiritimatiensis harbors:
- a CDS encoding TM1266 family iron-only hydrogenase system putative regulator translates to MKKRIGVVGIVVEDITNAEKVNLILHEYAEIIVGRMGIPYREKNLSVISLIVDGTSDDISAMTGKLGRIQGVNVKSALTKA
- the hydE gene encoding [FeFe] hydrogenase H-cluster radical SAM maturase HydE translates to MSIKATIDKIVETSKADINEIVEILSCDNTDYLFKKANEIRKKYCGDEIHLRAIIEFSNYCRCDCLYCGLNRKNSFLSKYRMELDEIVEYAEKAYKNGYKTVVLQSGEDLWYTRDKISYIIRKIKEIGDIAITLSVGERDYEDYKQWRLDGADRFLLKHETADEKLYNYLHPHSSFKNRLKYLKWLKELEYQVGSGFMIDLPGQKLETLAKDILLLKELDVDMAGIGPFVPHPKTELRNSLPGDTNLTLKVLAITRILLKRVHLPTTTSLEVTNIKDRKNAFYTGANVIMRKVQPYKYRKLYEIYPNPNLKDIGIKEERIEIENYIKMLGRKISDTRGDAITKSTSSIC